One window of Bos indicus isolate NIAB-ARS_2022 breed Sahiwal x Tharparkar chromosome 18, NIAB-ARS_B.indTharparkar_mat_pri_1.0, whole genome shotgun sequence genomic DNA carries:
- the LOC139176987 gene encoding vomeronasal type-1 receptor 4-like, translating into MAFIAELLVSGECWVLVNIVPVFDASCSHSGSSSSEENHQSLRIDSMSARDLAVSAIFLSQTVFGILGNFSVLYHYFFLYCTGQRLRTIDFIIKNLIVANILVLSASIFQDTLKNFELHFMDSNFICRFFPYIRVVGRGVSIGTTFLLSVFQAITICPTTAKWAELKVKALKCMVPSVIVCWTLNMLINVIYPMYMSGTLRNRSITNRKDLGQCSAVSHGQPKDSLYAVLLSFPDALCFVLMILASGFTVFILYRHKQRVQSFHRTNIASISSPESRATKTILLLVFTFIFFNILTFLCNIILAIFDSIDVFFVKTSSIIVACFPTFSPFLLMSRDSRISSLCFAGIRHSKSPILMCGKSLHSCPTLCDPKDPPGSSVPGILQGLEPMFRSSCRASEQTWFWEDA; encoded by the exons ATGGCTTTCATAGCA GAACTATTGGTAAGTGGAGAATGTTGGGTTTTAGTTAACATTGTACCTGTGTTCGATGCCTCGTGTTCCCATTCAGGATCCTCTAGCTCAGAAGAAAACCATCAGTCACTGAGAATTGACAGCATGTCTGCCAGGGATTTGGCAGTTTCAGCGATCTTCTTATCACAGACTGTATTTGGAATCCTGGGGAATTTCTCTGTTCTTTaccattatttcttcctttattgcaCTGGGCAAAGGCTGAGAACCATAGATTTTATTATCAAGAACCTTATTGTAGCCAACATCTTGGTTCTGTCTGCTAGTATATTTCAAGACACATTGAAAAATTTTGAGTTGCATTTCATGGACAGTAattttatatgcagatttttccCGTACATTCGTGTAGTTGGCAGGGGTGTGTCCATTGGCACCACCTTCCTCTTGAGTGTCTTCCAGGCCATCACCATCTGTCCCACGACTGCCAAATGGGCAGAACTTAAAGTGAAAGCTCTCAAATGCATGGTTCCTTCAGTTATCGTGTGCTGGACCTTGAACATGCTGATAAATGTCATTTATCCTATGTATATGAGCGGAACATTGAGAAACAGAAGCATCACAAACAGAAAAGATCTTGGACAGTGTAGTGCTGTCAGTCATGGCCAACCCAAAGACTCATTATATGCAGTATTACTCTCCTTTCCTGATGCCTTATGTTTTGTGCTCATGATCTTAGCCAGTGGCTTCACAGTTTTCATCCTGTACAGGCACAAGCAGAGGGTCCAAAGCTTTCATAGGACCAACATCGCTTCCATATCCTCCCCTGAGTCCAGAGCTACCAAAACCATCCTTCTCCTGGTGTTCACCTTTATCTTTTTCAACATCCTTACCTTTTTATGTaatattattttggctatttttgACAGTATTGATGTTTTCTTTGTGAAAACGTCTTCAATAATCGTTGCATGTTTCCCAACGTTCAGCCCCTTTCTGCTTATGAGCCGAGACTCCAGGATATCCAGCCTCTGCTTTGCTGGAATAAGGCACTCAAAATCTCCTATCCTTATGTGtggtaagtcgcttcattcgtgtccaactctgtgtgaccccaaagaccctccaggctcctctgtccccgggattctccag